CGAGCAAAGGAAGCTCATCAAGATAGCTACATGCGAAAAGAAGAGAAACCCAGTCACTATGAAATTACTTTTTGCATCCGTATggggattggattggattggagacaactttatttatgcctgcagttgggcgcgcgcgcgcccagaCGAGGGaatacgtcatcctcgaagtcgccgttactcggcgcgggtctccgctcgccgttgccggctcactgggtccgtgcctttcgagcgcctcgaggacctgctggacggcccagagctgatcgtctcggtcgtagctcttcgcggctgcctcgagcagcggtgggagtgttcttgatttTGAAGCTTCTGGATATTTGACGCAGTCCCGCTAGATGTGCGTGTAGTTTGcagtctccctccggcagactttgcacatatctgtcggatatgtctcggggtacatacgattcatcagtctcgggctcggtagcgatccggtctggagctgtctcagtactaccgcctccgctcggctcagtctcgggtgcgggggtgggagagtcccgcgagccaggcggtaggccttcgtgatttcactgtaatctgtcatgcggtccttggttccgaaccacggcggatggtctgtcgccggggcgcggttggttagcgctcgcgccgctgcgtgtgccgtctcattatggttctcattGCATCCCGATGCGTCGCCCGCGTGCGCtgggaaccacttgagtcgtacttttcgttctTTTAGTTTGACCactcgcagtacgcgctcagcttccctgcagatttggcctttggcgaagtttcgcaccgcctgtcttgagtcgctcagcaccgtgtggcagtctgcgtcggcgatggccagggcgatggctacctcctccgcttgttccgctccggcgcttctcacgctcgctgccgtcctcgtggcgccggttgaccCCTCTAtggcgaccgctgcgaaggcgttccgttggtattcggccgcgtccacgtaccgcgcgtgttTGTCGTTGGCATGCAGGTcaatgagagccttggccctcgccgctcttcttcccttgttgaactcgggattcatgttcttcaGTATGGGGTCGATTCTCGTCTGGTgtcggacctcttcggggacggcgagcttcatctccacctcgtTCGAGCATCTAATTCCCAGATCGTCAAGTATCTTCCTCCCGGTtttggtcatggacagccgctccagttgagaagtccgttgcgcttcggctatttcttcgagcaTATTGTGTAATCCGAGTTGTAACAAGCGGTTCGTGCTCGTGGACTTGAACAgacccagcgccgtcttgtacgctcttctgatgagcacgttgattttgttgcgttcgtgttgcagccatctgtggtaggctgcaacgtacgcgacgtggctgatgatgAAGGATTGGACGAGCGTGAGTAGGTtctcctctctcatgccagcctttCGGGAAGTGACTCGTTTTAGGAGTAGAGTcgcgttggctgcttttgccCTGAGACGGGTGATagtttcgccgtttcttccgtgcttttcgatgGCCATACCTAGGAAcctaattttgccgacctcggggATCACATTGCCGGATTTGGTGACGATTCTGATTTTTTCATTTTCGCGTTGTCTGGTCTTACCTCTGCTGTTTTTAgtaggtgggagtatgagaagctccgatttgctcAGCGAATatctcagtccggtgccttccagctggtcttctattgCATCGATGGCGGCTTGCAGCGCAccctcgatgtgggcgtcgctgccaccggtcacCCATAGCGCGATATGGTCCAcgtagatggtgtgcctgacGTCTTCGATGTGCCCGAGCTTCTCGGCCACTCCGATcattaccaggttgaacagcatcggcgaaatgaccaaTGCCTTCGGTGTGCCGGTGCtcccgagcttcttctcttgagtctgtaggtcgcctgctcgtaTAGCTCGACGGTCCTGTCCGTGAGGAAGTCCTTGATATAGTTGTAGGATCTTTCGCCCATGCTGAGCTTGGAGACTTGGGACAGAATCGccgagtgtttcaccttatcAAAGGCACTCTGCAGGACGAGCCCTAGGATTGCTTTGTTGTCGCGGGTGCTGCCGCCATTATCAATGATTTGGTATTTGAGCTGCAGCATTGCGTCCTGCATGCTGAGGTGCTGTCTGAAGCCGATCAAAGTGGCCGGGTACAGTCCTTCTCGTTCCATGTAGTCTTGCCACCTGTTGAGcaggacgtgctccagcaccttgcccacgcaggacgtgagcgagatgggccggaggttacccgtgtccggcggcttccccggcttggagatcaggatggtcttggctgtcttccatagctttggcagcgcgcccgctctccagcacttgtagtATTTTGCGAGCTTTTCAATCGAGCCGTCATCGAGGTTCTTGAGACCCTTGTTTGTGACGAGGTCCGGGCCGGCTGCCGACCGGCTGTTGAGGTCGTGCAGGGCCATGCGTACCTCCTCGACGTCGATGTCACGATCGAGCTTCGTGTTAGGCAGGCCGCTGTACGGCGCGTGCTGTTCGCTAGGTGTAGTCGGCAGGTATTTGTCGTTAATGCGCCTGGTAACTTCGTCGACGCCGTGTGCTGAGACCGCCTGATGTATGAGCCTGGCGAGTCTGTCCCTTTGGTGtgacttggtcttggtttcgtcgagcaggtgccgaagcaggttccacgtcttcccacTGTGCATCTGCGCGTCTGCCGCGTTGCAgacctcgttccactgttgcgtgcAGAGAGCGTGGCAGTGATCCTCGATCGCTCGGTTCAGCTCCGCCACCCTTTTTCTCAGTCTGCGGTTAAGACATTGTTTCTTCCAGCGATTGAGTATCgactgtttggcttcgatgagATGCGCAAGCCGGCTGTCTACTTTGTCGATCTCTGCGCCCATTTCAATCTCTTTAGTCGCGTCGCGTACGCTCTCGGTGATTTCGGCCGTCCACGAGTCGATGTGTTTCATCACGTCGTCACCGTCGTTCTTCTGGCTTCTGGCGTCTCGAAATGCATCCCAGTCTATCCATCTGTGTGTTTTGATGCTGGTGTCGTTGTGTTCTGGTATGCCGATTTCAACGATggtgtggtcgctacctaggtcgGTCCCTGTGTTTCAACAGGTGATCGCGCCCCGGATGTCGTTCTTGACGAACgtgaggtccggagtggtgtcccTGGACCCAGAGTTACCGATTTTCGTCGGATGTGTCGGGTCCGTGATGAGGGTGAAGTCGAGTTCCGCGGCGTCTTGGTACAGGTCGCGACCTTTTGCTGTTTACTTGTTGTAGCCCCAGGCAGGGTTCATCGCGTTGAAGTCTCCGCACGCGATCAACGTGTTGCGGCCCACTGCGGTGCTGGCTCTGTGCAGTAATGTCTTGAATCTCTGTTTTCTCTTCGATgggctgctgtagacgttgagcagaaatatgcttccttttctcttcttgccCGGGATGATTTCGGTGAGTGTGTGCTCGATCGTGATATTGCTGTGCAGCTCGTGTTCGACGAACGTGAGTCCCTTCCTCACCAGGGTGCACAGCCCCCTGCCGTCGGGCGGTCCCTTGTGCACTCTGTAGCCGGGGAGGGACGGTGCGTCggttagtgtttcttgtagtagtaTAACGTCTGGTTTGCGCGCGGCATGTACGATGTGCTGTTGGATGACTGCCTTCTTCCTTGCgaagccccgacagttccactcCCATGCCGTTacacttgctgctgctggtgttgcgtTGGCGGCCGTGATTGCGTTGGCGTGTACGGGGCTCCCTGGTTAGGTGGATGTTGCGCGAAAAGGGGCGGAAACGTCGGGTGGCTTACCATCGGCTGTAGGGTCCTTTCGATGTATGCGAATCTGTTCGTGTTCTCGGCTTGgtaggtctccattgtttgtTTCAGTGCTGTCACGGCTGCGATGTTTGTCGTGATTAGCTGTTCGAGTTTGCTGAATGTCGCTTCGAATTTTGCTTCGAGGCTGTCGATGCGATCGTTTTCTGTTTGCGTGCGCGTGGCATCGATCGCTCGCTTCTTCGGTGCCGGTTCCTCTATGGCTTTCTCCTGGATGTTCGTTGTCGTTTCCTCGGTCTTGCTTGTGCTTGGCGTGGGTCTCTGTAGAGGCTCGTTGTTGCATAGCAGCAACTGACGGATCTCGGCGATCTCTTTCGTGAGGTTGTTGATGGTCGCTCGCAACGCCGCGTTTTCTCGTCTTAGGAGCTCATTTGGCTCCCGGACCTTATTCATATCTTCTTTCTTCGTGGTTTCAATgattttctgcgcgttccttatGTTGTTTCCTTTCGCTGCGTCAACCCAGCTCACTCGCTCGCGTGATGGTGACGTTTTCCTGCTGAGGTTTCTCTTGCAGCAACTGCTGTCTCTGGGTTTGGGCGCGCGGTTTTCCGAAGGGGTCCTTGACTTTCGCGCAGCTGGCGGCTTGTCGAGTGGCGGGAAATCGCTCTCCGACAGCAGCTGGCGTCCGGCCTGTCGGCGCTCCCATTGTCGCTTGCGCACAACGTAAGGGATCTCGTATTTCACCTTGCACGTTCGGTCTCCGGTCGGGTGTTCGTCTCCGCACAACTTCCATTTTGGGGTACAGCGATGGTCTTCTGTAGGGTTCTCGAGTCCGCAGGCCAGGCACGCCTTGATTGTGGGGGTCGGGCACACGTCCTTGCGGTGTCCCACTCGGCCGCACTGCTGGCAGACGTCGATCTGTTTCTTGTAGATGCGGCACGGTATCAGGGTGACTCCGTATCGGACGAAGTTCGGTACCTTGGGTACCTGGAACACCACAATCACAGTGGTCGTGCTCCCAATCCTTTTTGCGGCCGCTGATAGCGGGTTCCTGTCGTCGACGATGTTTCTATCTAGCTCTTCGGCACTCGCGTCGATGGGGATGCCTCTGATGACGCCCTTCACGGTGTCGTGAGGTGCCGTGCGATATGCGCTGACCTCGTAGAGTTTGCCTTGAATAGATATTTCCTGGATTATAGCGTACCTTGCCGCGTTGTTTTCGTTCGGTGTACTTACGACCATGATGTTCTGTGGTGTGTTGGGGCAGATGGTGTCCGCGGCGCTTTCCTGGCTCGTGATCTTGGCCGCAGCGAGTATGGCCGCAGCGACGGTGGTGGTGCCGGTCTTGACGATGTCCAGTCCCCCTCTGGGTCTGACAACTATCTTGGTTTCTTCTAGTGGCATGGCTGGCATGCGGGCTGCCTTGATGGCCGAGGCTCTGGCGTTCTTGTAGAATTTTGACCTCGTGGTTGTTTGACTCCCACCGGGTCCATCGGGCTTGCCGCTGGCGGGGGTCCGCTGGCGCAGCCTCGACATGCGTTCCCCCGCGAGCGTCCATCCGGCGTCGCTGTGGTATTCCTCGGGTGGTATCTCTGTTCCCCCAACTTGAACGCACATGTGATTGTCCACGATCATTCTTGTTTCAGAGGGCACCTCCATCTCGGAGCTGACGAGCGGCAGCCGCCGGGATGTACGGCAGGCCGCAGTCGGTGCGACGGTGTTGCTGGGCCTAGTGTCCGCGGAACACGCCTAAGCCTAGCAATCCTCCGAACAGCGGCAGTAGAAGCGGTCACGATATGTGGCAAAGAAAAACGCACCTCTGGGGTCAGCTGGTATCGGTCGATGCCGCTCGCCTTCACGGACacattggtgcaagcaaaacttTGGTTCGAGGTAATTAGCACTGCGTAATTGGCTAGCAATCACGGAGCCGATCTCTGACTAGGGACGAGCGCTCGCATGATGTGCACCGCGGTTTGAAGTGTCATTAGAATACCTTATACATATTAAACATGCATTATATGAGAACGCACCATATTTACAAAATACCGCCAGAATCGCCCTTCGAGCTTCGCTTTGGAAGGCATCGTGTAAGGCCCCTTCACTAGGGCTGTTTTGATGTATCATGATCAAATACCACCCTGATATGCACACCAGGCAAGCTACCATTGTCTGCGCATCATGTTTCCTATAATTTTTCTATGCGTTCTGAAGCCACCAGAGACAAGCCTGATTGTATACTTGAAGAAAtgagcgctacaaagacgcggactaaaggAAGAACATGTACCACGGACAAGGCGAcggtagcgccttgtccgtcgtacatgttcctcctttagtccgcgtcttcgtagcgctcatttcttcaagtatgcaaaaccaactcacccacatcaagcttctacaAGCCTGATATCACGAGTTTCTGAGATGGCGACTGGTTGACCTAGGAGAAATGTAAGGTCCCGTCCCCAACTGCGTCTGCGAGCAGGTCTTTGCTATGCAGTCACACGCACGCTCTTTCATCGGCCTGGTGCTACGGCGAAGTGTTACTTTGTTAGTTTTCTAAGCGAACGTCAGCGAAGATCTTCGCAATGCGACAAGCTTCAGCGACCATGACGAGGACAAAACTGGTTTGCTAAGCGTGGGTCGAGCAGTTCTCGGGCGATCGGCCGCTGCGCAAAAGCATGGTACCGACAATGCGAATGCTGCAATGCGTTTGCTTGTATTCTAGTTCAGTTGCGttaaaatgatatatatatatatatatatatatatatatatatatatatatatatatatatatatatatatatatatatatatatatatatatatatatatatatatatatatatatatatataaaatgtttaatggcagaaaggcggagaggtcggcctgagtgaagtgccgctagcctgctactccacgctgggtAAGGGGTTTGGGGAATAACAGAGGTAGGATGAATGGAAACAAGATCCCACTGTAAAATGCGTCAACATCACCATGTGCTCTCTGCCTGCACGAAGTTGCTGACGGGGTCGTTCAGATGAGATACTGGGAAGAATACTGGGCCCCGGTCGAATGACTAGCAGGCCTGGTGCGCAATCTGCCGTCGTCCTATTATGCAATACTTACACCCAACCGACCAAACGTTTTGCTCCTGTTCCTTATacatctacatatatatatatacacataaatCTCATAGCAAACCGGGGGGCCTCACGTTCATACGTAAAACCATGAGCAGACAGCAAGCTGACACGAAGGGCAACACAGGGGCCATTGCGTGAATTCAACTGAACGGAATTCGtgggctttatgtgccaaaaccacaatgtgTTCATGAAGCGCTCCGTCCttggggactctggaataatttctatccccaggggatctttaacgttccCCCTTCCCCCCCAATGCATGGTTCACGGTCAAGGGTGATTTTGCATTTCGCACTTATCGGAATGCGGCGGCCGCGACCAGAATTTCATCCCGTGACCTTAGCCGTGCAACACCATGGCCGCTAAACCACAGCGGCGGGTCGAAAATTGTTAGGCTTTCGTAACTGAAATAGTGGAATGTTAAATAGACCGaaatgaaagcggacgaaaaAAGCGACTGGCCACAGGTGGGATACGACTTCACGTCTTCAGATTTTTTGGCCTAATAAAGTGACTTTTTATCGTCTTTTGTTTACATTTAACTCATTTCATTGCCTAAATAAGAACTACATATCATTTTCCCTATGCTGCCCTTCGTCTTatggtttgttggcttcttatgatccaCGGAACTTTACCGTCGAACTTTATGCCTTCAGCACGACCACCTCTACCGCTGGGGTGCCTACATTCACTCCGAACCCTTCTTGTCATTCCCGGCATAAAAAGAAAACGGAGGTGAAAACGTCCTCAAGTCAACAGTGTTTGCACTTCTGCATAAAAGGAGCAGaaaacgcatccacgtttacacggatggttttGCCTTTTCCTATATTTCGGCTGGAACAGTGGTAATTGTCGCGAAATCTGTGACCATCCAGTTCAAGACGTCTCGCATTACACCATCGACGGCTGCAGCACTCGCAGCTGTCCGTGCTGCTCTGGGGTCTATTCGTCCCAAATCATCACAGTCATGGTGCATCGTTTGTGACTCGAAGTGCCTGCCTAGTGCCCTAGTGTTTGCAGTCCCCGTTAAACTACGGATTTAGCGTGCGATTACTCGCACACGTCCGACTACTTCACAACCACGTAACTGACAAGGTACGCcgcatcatctaccagtggataccgggccacTGCGAGATCTCCCGAtatcacagtgcggatgacgctacCCGATCGGCCACGATGGTGCCTATATTACACTGATAGCAccgtcaagaacagatgcaggcCCAAGGCTTGCTCCCTCGCAAGCGAGCGCACGCAGCCGCGTTAGAACGTCAGTGTGTTCACCAACACACGtatccacagattggatccacatATGCAACTCCGTCTTCCGCCAGGGTTACTACAAGCAGAAGCTACACTTCGGTGCGGCATGCGGCTCGGCGTTGCATTCACAGCACATATTCCTTccgccgatcccagcatagtgcagggtgTAGAAGttttaggtagggtaaagtgcagtgatcataagtCTAGGATTTCGCTCGATATGAAgacagaaagagtaaaattagacAAGAAGAAAGAGGCAATCCTATAAGCAGTAAGGTTAAAAGTAGACCAATCCTGGCTGGTGTTCGCATACAAATATGAGTCTTTAGAGCAGAGAGACGAAGACGACTTAGAGGGAACGAATGAAACCGTAATTAGGTTGATTTCAGAAGCAACAATTGTACTGGAAAGTAAGTAACCAGTAGGTTAGCTCTCCAAAGTAACGAAGGACCCAATAGCGTAATGACAAATCATGAgggtgtccaactcaagagatcagacagaattcggggaactgtcaaaactgataaacaaggagGAAGTAAAGGACATTCTAAATTACAACGTGAGAAAGGCGGAAGAAGCGGTAAAAAAagggacgcagcatgaaatcagtgagatcAAAACTTGGCAAAGGCCAGGCCAAGATCTATTTACTGAAATATatgcagggtaatatcagcaatctcgaagatatagtaaaagcagttgAAGAAATCctgtacccaaagcagccacgataccgcCATACGatgcagtaatgaacaggatacaggggctccttctataaccagcgatgaagttagaagggcgtTGAAAGGCACGAAGTGATAAAAAACGGCAGTAGATGCAATAAGAGTCGATTTTATCAAATATGGCGGAGAAATCATGCTTGAAAAACCTGCGCCCCTTCATAcaaaatgtctcacgacttcaacgGCTTGGGAGATATGGAAGAATTccaacgttatactaatccaccaAAAGGGAGaagttaaagaattaaaaaatataggcctattagcttgaTTTCTATATTGTACAATATTTTCACCAATTTCCATTAGAATAAGTGgaacacttgacttcaatcaaccaagagaacaggctggcttcagcaaTGGACATTTTCTAATGAATCACATCTAAGTAATCAataaggtaattgagaaatctgcagagtgcaatCAGCCACTATATATAGCTATCATAGATTATAAAAAGATATTTCATTAAGTAGATATACCAGCATTCACAGAAACATTGCGCGATCAAAGA
This Dermacentor albipictus isolate Rhodes 1998 colony chromosome 1, USDA_Dalb.pri_finalv2, whole genome shotgun sequence DNA region includes the following protein-coding sequences:
- the LOC139054512 gene encoding uncharacterized protein encodes the protein MCVQVGGTEIPPEEYHSDAGWTLAGERMSRLRQRTPASGKPDGPGGSQTTTRSKFYKNARASAIKAARMPAMPLEETKIVVRPRGGLDIVKTGTTTVAAAILAAAKITSQESAADTICPNTPQNIMVVSTPNENNAARYAIIQEISIQGKLYEVSAYRTAPHDTVKGVIRGIPIDASAEELDRNIVDDRNPLSAAAKRIGSTTTVIVVFQVPKVPNFVRYGVTLIPCRIYKKQIDVCQQCGRVGHRKDVCPTPTIKACLACGLENPTEDHRCTPKWKLCGDEHPTGDRTCKVKYEIPYVVRKRQWERRQAGRQLLSESDFPPLDKPPAARKSRTPSENRAPKPRDSSCCKRNLSRKTSPSRERVSWVDAAKGNNIRNAQKIIETTKKEDMNKVREPNELLRRENAALRATINNLTKEIAEIRQLLLCNNEPLQRPTPSTSKTEETTTNIQEKAIEEPAPKKRAIDATRTQTENDRIDSLEAKFEATFSKLEQLITTNIAAVTALKQTMETYQAENTNRFAYIERTLQPMVSHPTFPPLFAQHPPNQGAPYTPTQSRPPTQHQQQQV